The Dunckerocampus dactyliophorus isolate RoL2022-P2 chromosome 13, RoL_Ddac_1.1, whole genome shotgun sequence genome window below encodes:
- the hmgcl gene encoding hydroxymethylglutaryl-CoA lyase, mitochondrial: MAAVLRFVNKNASAAMGQQYLLLSLAAKAGVRAGQTFPQRVKVVEVGPRDGLQNEKTIVPTETKIHLIDMLSESGLSVVEATSFVSPKWVPQMADQVEVMKGICRKPGVSYPVLTPNLKGFQAAVKAGASEVAIFGAASELFSKKNINCSVDESLQRFSEVMQAAKEAGVPVRGYVSCVLGCPYEGKVAPAKVAHVAKRLYSMGCYEISLGDTIGVGNPGSMQEMLEVVSREVPVDALAVHCHDTYGQALANILVALQMGVSVVDSSIAGLGGCPYAQGASGNVATEDVVYMLHGLGIQTGVDLSKLMDAGAFICRSLNKKTGSKVAQATCKL, encoded by the exons GCTGGGGTGAGAGCAGGTCAGACCTTCCCGCAGAGAGTGAAAGTAGTGGAGGTGGGACCCAGAGATGGTCTTCAGAACGAAAAG ACTATTGTCCCAACAGAAACAAAAATCCATTTGATAGACATGTTGTCAGAATCTGGGCTGTCAGTAGTAGAAGCCACCAGCTTTGTATCACCCAAGTGGGTTCCACAG ATGGCCGACCAGGTGGAGGTAATGAAGGGGATTTGTAGGAAACCTGGGGTGTCTTATCCTGTCCTCACCCCCAACCTAAAGGGCTTCCAGGCTGCT GTGAAGGCGGGAGCCTCAGAGGTTGCCATATTTGGTGCTGCATCAGAGCTGTTCAGTAAAAAGAACATCAACTGCTCAGTGGATGAGAGTTTGCAGCGCTTTTCTGAGGTCATGCAAGCTGCTAAAGAGGCAGGAGTGCCAGTAAGAGG CTATGTGTCATGCGTTCTTGGCTGCCCGTACGAAGGCAAGGTCGCTCCTGCCAAAGTTGCACAT GTGGCCAAGCGTTTGTACTCCATGGGCTGCTATGAGATTTCCCTCGGCGACACGATCGGTGTTGGCAATCCAGGCAGCATGCAGGAAATGCTGGAGGTGGTGAGCCGAGAAGTGCCAGTTGATGCCCTGGCGGTGCACTGTCATGACACGTACGGCCAGGCCCTCGCTAATATCCTTGTAGCCTTGCAG aTGGGAGTCAGCGTGGTGGACTCTTCAATAGCTGGGCTGGGAGGTTGCCCGTACGCACAAGGAGCTTCTGGGAATGTTGCAACGGAGGATGTTGTCTACATGCTTCATGGACTTGGGATTCAAACT GGAGTGGACCTCTCCAAACTGATGGATGCAGGAGCTTTCATCTGTCGAAGCCTCAACAAGAAGACCGGTTCTAAAGTGGCACAGGCCACCTGCAAACTGTAG
- the gjb3 gene encoding gap junction protein beta 3, whose protein sequence is MDWKTFQALLSGVNKYSTAFGRIWLSVVFVFRVMVYVVAAERVWGDEQKDFDCNTKQPGCSNVCYDHFFPISHIRLWALQLIFITCPSFMVVMHVAYRDDRERKHRAKHGETAKLYNNTGKKHGGLWWTYLISLFVKTGIEAAFLYILHYVYDSFYLPRLVKCEVLPCPNIVDCYIGHPTEKKVFTYFMVGASALCIVLNICEIIYLISKRIVRIANKHKRRSQNILVPLHDEHKDETFNNCVQPPSKMDLKDKPPSFKLANKPEYRLSKLKLEEKIRASAPNLSLPY, encoded by the coding sequence ATGGACTGGAAGACCTTCCAAGCGCTCCTAAGCGGGGTGAACAAGTACTCCACAGCCTTCGGGCGCATATGGCTCTCTGTGGTGTTCGTCTTCAGGGTGATGGTGTACGTGGTGGCGGCTGAGCGGGTGTGGGGCGATGAGCAGAAGGACTTTGACTGCAACACCAAGCAGCCCGGCTGCTCCAACGTCTGCTATGACCACTTCTTCCCCATCTCTCACATTCGTCTGTGGGCCCTCCAGCTCATCTTCATCACCTGCCCGTCCTTCATGGTGGTGATGCACGTGGCCTACCGCGACGACCGTGAGCGCAAGCACCGAGCTAAGCACGGCGAGACCGCCAAGCTATACAACAATACGGGCAAGAAGCACGGCGGCTTGTGGTGGACATACCTCATCAGCCTTTTTGTCAAGACGGGTATCGAAGCGGCCTTCCTCTACATCCTCCACTATGTCTACGACAGCTTCTACCTGCCCAGGCTGGTCAAGTGCGAGGTGCTGCCTTGCCCCAACATTGTGGACTGCTACATCGGCCACCCCACTGAGAAGAAAGTCTTCACCTACTTCATGGTGGGGGCTTCTGCGCTCTGCATTGTACTCAACATCTGCGAGATCATTTACCTCATCTCCAAGCGAATTGTAAGaattgcaaacaaacacaagcggCGCAGCCAGAACATCCTTGTGCCTCTCCATGACGAGCACAAGGACGAAACCTTCAACAACTGTGTCCAGCCTCCCTCCAAGATGGACCTGAAGGACAAGCCTCCGTCGTTCAAATTGGCAAACAAACCAGAGTACAGACTTTCCAAGCTGAAGCTTGAGGAGAAGATTCGGGCCTCTGCTCCAAATTTGTCCCTTCCTTACTGA